Proteins encoded together in one Streptomyces sp. NA04227 window:
- the sucC gene encoding ADP-forming succinate--CoA ligase subunit beta encodes MDLFEYQARDLFAKHGVPVLAGEVIDTPEAARGATERLGGKSVVKAQVKVGGRGKAGGVKLAATPDEAVARATDILGMDIKGHTVHKVMIAETAPEIVEEYYVSYLLDRTNRTFLAMASVAGGMDIEEVAATTPEKLAKIPVDSNEGVSKEKAQQIVAAAKFPAEVADKVADVLVTLWKTFVAEDALLVEVNPLAKVASGDILALDGKVSLDANADFRQPEHEALEDKDAANPLEAAAKAKNLNYVKLDGEVGIIGNGAGLVMSTLDVVAYAGENHGGVKPANFLDIGGGASAQVMANGLEIILGDPDVKSVFVNVFGGITACDEVANGIVQALALLKDKGEEVTKPLVVRLDGNNAELGRKILSDANHPLVQRVDTMDGAADKAAELAAAK; translated from the coding sequence GTGGACCTGTTCGAGTACCAGGCGAGGGACCTCTTCGCCAAGCACGGTGTACCGGTGCTGGCCGGTGAAGTCATCGACACGCCTGAGGCGGCGCGCGGAGCGACCGAGCGACTGGGCGGCAAGTCGGTCGTCAAGGCGCAGGTCAAGGTAGGTGGCCGCGGCAAGGCCGGTGGCGTGAAGCTCGCCGCCACCCCGGACGAGGCCGTCGCGCGTGCGACGGACATCCTCGGTATGGACATCAAGGGCCACACGGTCCACAAGGTGATGATCGCGGAGACCGCTCCGGAGATCGTCGAGGAGTACTACGTCTCCTACCTGCTCGACCGCACCAACCGCACCTTCCTCGCCATGGCCTCCGTCGCGGGCGGCATGGACATCGAGGAGGTCGCGGCCACCACCCCCGAGAAGCTGGCCAAGATCCCGGTCGACTCCAACGAGGGTGTCAGCAAGGAGAAGGCCCAGCAGATCGTCGCCGCGGCGAAGTTCCCGGCCGAGGTCGCCGACAAGGTCGCCGACGTCCTGGTGACGCTGTGGAAGACCTTCGTCGCCGAGGACGCGCTCCTGGTCGAGGTCAACCCGCTGGCCAAGGTCGCCTCCGGCGACATCCTGGCCCTGGACGGCAAGGTCTCCCTGGACGCCAACGCCGACTTCCGCCAGCCGGAGCACGAGGCGCTCGAGGACAAGGACGCCGCCAACCCGCTCGAGGCCGCCGCCAAGGCGAAGAACCTCAACTACGTGAAGCTGGACGGCGAGGTCGGCATCATCGGCAACGGCGCCGGTCTGGTCATGTCGACCCTGGACGTCGTCGCGTACGCCGGTGAGAACCACGGTGGCGTGAAGCCCGCCAACTTCCTGGACATCGGTGGCGGCGCCTCCGCCCAGGTCATGGCCAACGGCCTGGAGATCATCCTCGGCGACCCGGACGTCAAGTCCGTCTTCGTCAACGTCTTCGGTGGCATCACCGCCTGCGACGAGGTCGCCAACGGCATCGTCCAGGCCCTCGCCCTGCTCAAGGACAAGGGCGAAGAGGTCACCAAGCCGCTGGTCGTGCGCCTCGACGGCAACAACGCGGAGCTGGGTCGCAAGATCCTCTCGGACGCGAACCACCCGCTGGTGCAGCGCGTGGACACCATGGACGGCGCGGCCGACAAGGCCGCCGAGCTCGCGGCTGCGAAGTAA
- a CDS encoding phage tail protein, with the protein MAEFIVNAHRFDPYKNFKFLVLWDGRTVAGISKISPLKRTTEVVKHRHGGDPSSPRKSPGRSEFEGITLERGVTHDPEFDRWANKVWQVGAGLGSEVSLADFRKDIVIQVLNEAGQVAVSHKLYRVWPSEYQVLGELDANANAVAIQSLKLECEGWERDYEVPEPEEPSFLNPA; encoded by the coding sequence ATGGCTGAATTCATCGTCAACGCCCATCGTTTTGATCCGTACAAGAACTTCAAGTTCCTGGTTCTGTGGGACGGGCGCACGGTGGCGGGCATCAGCAAGATCTCCCCGCTGAAGCGGACCACCGAGGTCGTCAAGCACCGGCACGGCGGCGACCCGAGTTCGCCGCGCAAATCGCCGGGGCGCTCGGAGTTCGAGGGGATAACCCTGGAGCGCGGGGTCACCCACGACCCCGAGTTCGACCGCTGGGCCAACAAGGTCTGGCAGGTCGGCGCGGGGCTCGGCTCCGAGGTGTCGCTCGCGGACTTCCGCAAGGACATCGTGATCCAGGTGCTCAACGAGGCCGGGCAGGTCGCCGTCTCGCACAAGCTGTACCGGGTGTGGCCGAGCGAGTACCAGGTGCTCGGCGAACTGGACGCCAACGCCAACGCGGTGGCCATCCAGTCGCTCAAGCTGGAGTGCGAGGGCTGGGAGCGCGACTACGAAGTGCCCGAGCCCGAGGAGCCCTCCTTCCTCAACCCGGCCTGA
- a CDS encoding transcriptional regulator, with translation MTQTPEHAPLPSPAERRRLRRSSGLSRAALAARLGVSGSCLRRWESGREDPEGEQVDAYVRALDVTDGGGSGRDGEPGEDRATETTEPDTSAPPHRAERTPAERTPQTESETADSDTSSTPVPSKDTQPEDPPSRDTPAPGEPPTSDGPAAPTSPTGPAEAKDPADATPPPELPDPTADFDTLYELTATGLVRQTYLLTGHRRLACEAVAQAFQHAWRHWPEVAADPDPAAWVRAVAHEYATSPWHRFRPSRNRRGAPLPHRQDRELLGVLTELPVSYRRTLVLHDCLGLALPQTAAETESSTAATAGRLGQARLFVGDRLPELRPVENLRERLAQLSEASSAEGPGPERTRQLSERRTRQWTRAAIGLTAAVVIATVVTLNTAPTRYEPPVPDGRPVGGAPPQMGPQAEEHQDAELRDQLTTGPDSGPERLLPQLP, from the coding sequence ATGACCCAGACCCCCGAGCACGCCCCTCTCCCCTCCCCCGCCGAACGTCGTCGGCTGCGCCGGTCGAGCGGACTCAGCCGCGCCGCGCTGGCCGCCCGGCTCGGCGTCTCCGGCTCCTGCCTGCGACGTTGGGAGTCCGGGCGGGAAGATCCGGAGGGCGAGCAAGTCGACGCGTACGTAAGGGCGTTGGACGTGACGGACGGCGGCGGAAGCGGACGGGACGGGGAGCCCGGCGAGGACCGGGCCACAGAGACCACGGAGCCGGACACCTCCGCGCCGCCGCACCGGGCCGAGCGAACGCCCGCCGAACGCACCCCGCAGACAGAGTCGGAGACGGCGGACAGTGATACATCGTCAACTCCCGTACCCAGCAAGGACACTCAGCCGGAGGACCCGCCCTCACGCGACACCCCTGCACCCGGCGAGCCCCCCACGAGTGACGGACCCGCCGCACCCACCTCACCCACGGGCCCGGCTGAGGCCAAAGACCCCGCCGACGCCACCCCACCCCCCGAACTCCCGGACCCCACAGCGGACTTCGACACCCTCTACGAGCTGACCGCCACCGGCCTCGTACGCCAGACCTACCTGCTGACCGGGCACCGTCGACTGGCCTGCGAGGCCGTGGCCCAGGCGTTTCAGCACGCGTGGCGGCACTGGCCCGAGGTGGCCGCCGACCCCGACCCGGCGGCCTGGGTGCGGGCGGTGGCGCACGAGTACGCGACCTCGCCGTGGCACCGGTTCCGGCCGAGCCGCAACCGCAGAGGGGCGCCGCTGCCGCACCGGCAGGACAGGGAGCTGCTCGGCGTCCTGACCGAACTGCCGGTCAGCTACCGCAGGACCCTCGTCCTGCACGACTGCCTGGGCCTGGCGCTGCCGCAGACCGCGGCCGAGACGGAGTCCAGTACGGCCGCCACGGCGGGACGACTCGGCCAGGCGCGGCTCTTCGTCGGTGACCGTCTGCCGGAACTGCGGCCCGTGGAGAACCTGCGGGAGCGGCTGGCACAGTTGTCCGAGGCGAGTTCCGCGGAGGGGCCGGGGCCGGAGCGGACACGGCAGCTCAGCGAACGCCGTACCCGGCAGTGGACGCGCGCCGCGATCGGGCTCACCGCGGCGGTCGTGATCGCCACCGTCGTCACCCTGAACACCGCGCCCACCCGCTACGAGCCGCCGGTCCCGGACGGCCGCCCGGTCGGCGGCGCCCCGCCGCAGATGGGCCCGCAGGCGGAGGAGCACCAGGACGCCGAACTGCGCGACCAGCTCACGACCGGCCCGGACAGCGGCCCCGAACGCCTCCTCCCACAGCTCCCCTGA
- the sucD gene encoding succinate--CoA ligase subunit alpha, protein MAIFLNKDSKVIVQGMTGSTGMKHTKLMLGDGTNIVGGVNPKKAGTEVDFDGTKVPVFGSVAEAMEKTGANVSVLFVPPAFSKAAVVEAIDAEIPLAVVITEGIAVHDSAAFWAYAKSKGNKTRIIGPNCPGLITPGQSNAGIIPGDITKPGRIGLVSKSGTLTYQMMYELRDIGFSSAVGIGGDPVIGTTHIDALAAFQEDPETELIVMIGEIGGDAEERAADFIKANVTKPVVGYVAGFTAPEGKTMGHAGAIVSGSSGTAAAKKEALEAAGVKVGKTPTETAKLAREILEG, encoded by the coding sequence ATGGCTATCTTCCTCAACAAGGACAGCAAGGTCATCGTCCAGGGCATGACCGGCTCCACCGGCATGAAGCACACCAAGCTCATGCTCGGCGACGGCACCAACATCGTCGGCGGTGTGAACCCGAAGAAGGCCGGTACCGAGGTCGACTTCGACGGCACCAAGGTCCCGGTCTTCGGCTCGGTCGCCGAGGCGATGGAGAAGACCGGCGCCAACGTCTCGGTCCTCTTCGTGCCCCCGGCCTTCTCCAAGGCCGCCGTGGTCGAGGCCATCGACGCCGAGATCCCGCTCGCCGTGGTCATCACCGAGGGCATCGCCGTCCACGACTCCGCCGCCTTCTGGGCCTACGCGAAGTCCAAGGGCAACAAGACTCGCATCATCGGCCCGAACTGCCCCGGCCTGATCACCCCCGGTCAGTCCAACGCCGGCATCATCCCGGGCGACATCACCAAGCCCGGCCGCATCGGCCTGGTCTCGAAGTCCGGCACGCTGACGTACCAGATGATGTACGAGCTGCGTGACATCGGCTTCTCCTCCGCCGTCGGCATCGGCGGTGACCCGGTCATCGGCACCACGCACATCGACGCTCTGGCCGCCTTCCAGGAGGACCCGGAGACCGAGCTGATCGTCATGATCGGCGAGATCGGCGGCGACGCCGAGGAGCGTGCGGCCGACTTCATCAAGGCCAACGTCACCAAGCCGGTCGTCGGTTACGTCGCGGGCTTCACCGCCCCCGAGGGCAAGACCATGGGCCACGCCGGCGCCATCGTCTCCGGCTCCTCCGGCACCGCCGCCGCGAAGAAGGAGGCCCTCGAGGCCGCGGGCGTCAAGGTCGGCAAGACTCCGACCGAGACGGCCAAGCTGGCGCGGGAGATCCTGGAGGGCTGA
- a CDS encoding DUF4255 domain-containing protein, producing MSNALAIAHVTQALALLIENNLRPEIDMAVSVETRKPPAEPPTDPTINVFLYRVTPNTARRNDDLATRASDGTLLKRPAAALDLHYVISAYGEETELVGQRLIGSVIRTLHEIPVLPQDVIEAAAERPYLEGSDLAEAAQRVRFTPEVMDVDETSKLWGMLHQTPYTLSVTYTGTLVLIDGREKPVPAKPVETRTVRVLPFGAPGAPVPPVIGEYPLPGEEEAGAEEGPQAGEGPQAGEQGAGAGSGAAAPRAEAAEAGAKSASKATAAAATRKSAGAKAASSKSTPSKATSSTSASSKSAASKSAAAKSTSSKSAASRATSRSAVKAATKTAAAKRARQAAARKSQGTGQGGKTGDEGTDRGTGRSRSVGPSDSPSDSPSDSQSRES from the coding sequence ATGAGCAACGCACTCGCCATCGCACATGTCACCCAGGCCCTGGCCCTGCTGATCGAGAACAATCTGCGGCCCGAGATCGACATGGCCGTCTCGGTGGAGACCCGCAAACCCCCCGCCGAGCCGCCGACCGATCCGACCATCAACGTCTTCCTCTACCGCGTCACCCCCAACACCGCCCGGCGCAACGACGACCTGGCCACCCGCGCCTCCGACGGCACGCTCCTCAAGCGCCCGGCCGCCGCGCTCGACCTGCACTACGTGATCAGCGCGTACGGCGAGGAGACGGAACTGGTCGGCCAGCGCCTGATCGGCTCCGTCATCCGCACCCTGCACGAGATACCCGTACTCCCGCAGGACGTCATCGAGGCCGCCGCCGAACGCCCGTACCTGGAGGGCAGCGACCTCGCCGAGGCCGCGCAGCGGGTGCGCTTCACGCCCGAGGTCATGGACGTCGACGAGACCTCCAAGCTCTGGGGCATGCTCCACCAGACCCCGTACACCCTCTCCGTCACCTACACCGGCACCCTCGTCCTCATCGACGGCCGCGAGAAGCCGGTCCCGGCGAAGCCCGTGGAGACCAGGACGGTCAGGGTGCTGCCGTTCGGGGCGCCGGGGGCTCCGGTGCCGCCGGTCATCGGGGAGTATCCGTTGCCCGGGGAGGAGGAGGCGGGGGCGGAGGAAGGTCCGCAGGCTGGGGAGGGTCCGCAGGCTGGGGAGCAGGGTGCGGGCGCTGGTTCGGGTGCCGCCGCTCCGAGGGCGGAGGCGGCTGAGGCGGGCGCCAAGTCCGCGTCCAAGGCGACGGCGGCGGCGGCGACGAGGAAGTCGGCCGGGGCCAAGGCTGCGTCTTCCAAGTCGACGCCTTCCAAGGCGACGTCTTCCACCTCGGCTTCCTCGAAATCTGCTGCTTCCAAGTCCGCGGCCGCCAAGTCGACGAGCTCCAAGTCCGCTGCTTCCAGGGCGACTTCGCGTTCCGCCGTGAAGGCCGCGACGAAGACGGCGGCGGCCAAGCGCGCCCGGCAGGCGGCGGCACGCAAGTCCCAGGGGACGGGCCAGGGCGGCAAGACCGGGGACGAGGGCACGGACCGGGGCACCGGCCGGAGCCGGAGTGTCGGCCCGAGCGACAGCCCGAGCGACAGCCCGAGCGACAGCCAGAGCCGGGAGAGCTGA
- a CDS encoding phage tail sheath C-terminal domain-containing protein gives MPTNPSYPGVYVEELPSTVRTIQAVTTSVTAFVGHTRRGPLNQPVRVTSFTDFERRFGGLASRSAVSYAVHQFFANGGTVAVIVRVAKAGSGKAAQVVLESTQGRSECPVLEVHAKEPGVWGNGLRVAVSYDTPNCDETFDLRVSAAAAAGTAREAFTNVSMDPSDGRFVETVVNAGSGLVRVKALDSEDRPDPSGTVSKPFGDELPDLEVELTVKIGEVEREFTLYEPDADGEAPSNVTELAHLLERKLRAQPDAPGKHAFAGVQVTAFGNRLQTVAGSTDPEDTVRFLGECANDLGLEASVNPPVFPLCGGEDGELPGPRDLIGSEARKTGIQALRGVDDVNLLVLPELAAYESSEDIVTVLSAAQRLCEQRRIFLIADAPATWVSVDTARSGLAAFEPVRGNHAGLYFPHLQLTDPLTGRLRAFPPSGAIAGVFARTDSERGVWKAPAGTEARLAGVHSLTVPLTDRENGLLNPLGVNCLRTFPMVGPLVWGARTLEGADARESEWKYVPVRRLALHVEESLYRGLQWVVFEPNNEQLWQQIRLNASSYLHNLFRQGAFAGGTPREAYFVKCDHDTTTDEDIENGVVNVLVGIAPVRPAEFVIVKIQQLAGQFEL, from the coding sequence ATGCCGACGAATCCGTCGTACCCCGGCGTCTACGTCGAAGAACTTCCCAGCACCGTTCGCACCATCCAGGCCGTCACCACCTCGGTGACCGCGTTCGTGGGGCACACCCGGCGCGGTCCGCTGAACCAGCCCGTCCGGGTCACCAGCTTCACGGACTTCGAGCGGCGCTTCGGCGGACTCGCCTCGCGCAGTGCGGTCAGCTACGCGGTGCATCAGTTCTTCGCCAACGGCGGCACCGTCGCCGTCATCGTGCGGGTGGCCAAGGCGGGCAGCGGCAAGGCGGCGCAGGTGGTCCTGGAGTCCACCCAGGGCCGCAGCGAGTGCCCGGTCCTGGAGGTGCACGCCAAGGAGCCCGGTGTCTGGGGGAACGGCCTGCGGGTCGCCGTCAGCTATGACACGCCCAACTGCGACGAGACCTTCGATCTACGAGTCTCCGCCGCTGCCGCGGCGGGCACCGCGCGCGAGGCGTTCACGAACGTGTCGATGGACCCGTCCGACGGGCGTTTCGTGGAGACCGTGGTCAACGCGGGTTCCGGCCTGGTGCGGGTGAAGGCGCTCGACAGCGAGGACCGGCCCGACCCCTCGGGCACCGTGTCCAAGCCCTTCGGCGACGAACTGCCGGACCTGGAGGTCGAGCTCACCGTCAAGATCGGCGAGGTCGAGCGTGAGTTCACGCTCTACGAGCCGGACGCCGACGGCGAGGCCCCGTCGAACGTGACCGAGCTGGCACATCTGCTCGAACGCAAACTGCGGGCCCAGCCCGACGCCCCGGGCAAGCACGCCTTCGCGGGCGTACAGGTGACCGCCTTCGGCAACCGTCTGCAGACGGTCGCGGGCTCCACCGACCCCGAGGACACGGTCCGTTTCCTCGGCGAGTGCGCCAACGACCTGGGTCTCGAGGCCTCGGTCAATCCGCCGGTGTTCCCGCTGTGCGGCGGCGAGGACGGCGAACTGCCCGGTCCTCGCGACCTCATCGGCAGCGAGGCACGCAAGACCGGCATCCAGGCCCTGCGCGGGGTGGACGACGTCAACCTGCTGGTACTGCCGGAGCTCGCCGCGTACGAGTCGAGCGAGGACATCGTCACCGTCCTCTCGGCGGCGCAGCGACTGTGCGAGCAGCGGCGGATCTTCCTGATCGCCGACGCTCCGGCCACCTGGGTCAGCGTGGACACGGCCCGCTCCGGCCTCGCCGCGTTCGAGCCGGTGCGCGGCAACCACGCGGGCCTGTACTTCCCGCACCTCCAGCTCACCGACCCGCTGACCGGGCGGCTGCGCGCGTTCCCGCCGTCCGGCGCGATCGCGGGCGTGTTCGCGCGCACGGACAGCGAGCGCGGTGTGTGGAAGGCGCCGGCCGGGACCGAGGCGCGGCTCGCGGGTGTGCACTCGCTGACCGTGCCGCTCACCGACCGGGAGAACGGCCTGCTCAACCCGCTCGGCGTGAACTGCCTGCGGACCTTCCCGATGGTCGGCCCGCTGGTCTGGGGCGCCCGGACGCTGGAGGGCGCGGACGCGCGGGAGAGCGAGTGGAAGTACGTGCCGGTGCGGCGGCTCGCGCTGCATGTGGAGGAGAGCCTGTACCGCGGGCTGCAGTGGGTCGTGTTCGAGCCGAACAACGAACAGCTGTGGCAGCAGATCCGGCTGAACGCCTCCTCGTATCTGCACAACCTGTTCCGGCAGGGCGCGTTCGCGGGCGGCACGCCGCGCGAGGCGTACTTCGTGAAGTGCGACCACGACACCACCACCGACGAGGACATCGAGAACGGCGTCGTCAATGTCCTGGTCGGCATCGCCCCCGTCCGGCCCGCCGAGTTCGTGATCGTGAAGATCCAGCAGCTCGCCGGGCAGTTCGAGCTCTAG
- a CDS encoding DUF6350 family protein, whose product MTDRSPTLPTLLAKPSLASRLRPSRLRESTPGLGSAVFSGVVAAGLGIGTLAVVVLALWISSPYPDSGPGGALHTASSLWLLANGVELVRTDTLTGAAAPVGLTPLLLTLLPCLAVHRAARDAAGAGGPVPRMPANTAWFGVTLGYLAVAFAVLCYASGGDLEPSWNSAYVRLPLLAVLASVTGAWTASGRWQVPLPRFVRRRMGRMPAPMRGALAWVAGGWAPAPGVRRRTVPAVMGRAGTAGALVLVGGGGLLVALSLGLHFQAAEHSFLELTDDWSGRFAVLLLALALVPNASVWSASYTLGPGFLLGTGQSVAPLTSTGEPLVLPSFPLLAAVPRHPLPEPWLWAPAAVPMVAGLVVGWFVLTAAAPAGCSREEAWGRGRTALGALLAALFCAGLMAALAALSGGPLGVDVLAGLGPVWWRTGLAAFAWTAAVALPFAVLVHAWRIRRRWFRAWRRDRVEALRVRRVERAEQRAAERVRAQQERVEARTQRAAARQAEREAAEAARLEATAARLAERTSEREARTAEREAARAAKRAERQAARDAKAARREADRSTKTAAREETEAARTAHRDERDAARTAKRGEAVAAKEAKGAKEAKRAEGAQKATEGKGAEGKRAEGEGAEGKSAEGKRSEKAPAEKGRAERKNRRRGKRGAGAEGQTPGAGLPKGGVKGGSESQVESRVTVAGGGAPVLAGTAAAAATDGGKGKRTGQGVADGRSAGSGKGEAADGEGTRSDEGGGNGEGGRNGEGGRHRKGRRNGRGAEAAAESAKGKSIPEDAKSGGVARGSGSAVGPAGSGHAARVDGKDADADEAGTKDAGTKGTAAKDAGTKAEGTKDPGTKNEGAKDQGTKNAAIKSASPKTPDADSPREEKPGRKAARQEARRAKQVAKGEERARKADTTAARRALRKSARKGDQSRVAEFPATAYVPGTAPSPTSPQTAGSAPATDSTSASDSTLATDSTPATGGTSAPGEHSSPHANSSAKSASTTDKAPPSVPTASNPQQPGGSASKPGAAQDGR is encoded by the coding sequence ATGACCGACCGCAGCCCGACCTTGCCGACCCTGCTCGCCAAGCCGTCCCTGGCCTCTCGGCTCCGGCCGTCCCGGCTGCGTGAGAGCACGCCGGGCCTGGGCTCCGCCGTGTTCTCCGGTGTGGTCGCCGCGGGGCTCGGCATCGGCACGCTCGCCGTCGTCGTCCTCGCCCTGTGGATCAGTTCGCCGTACCCGGACAGCGGTCCCGGCGGCGCCCTGCACACGGCCTCCTCGCTCTGGCTGCTCGCCAACGGCGTCGAACTCGTCCGTACGGACACCCTCACCGGCGCCGCCGCCCCGGTCGGCCTGACCCCGCTGCTCCTGACGCTGCTGCCCTGCCTCGCCGTGCACCGCGCCGCCCGCGATGCCGCGGGGGCGGGCGGGCCGGTGCCGCGGATGCCCGCGAACACCGCCTGGTTCGGGGTGACCCTCGGCTATCTGGCCGTCGCCTTCGCCGTGCTCTGCTACGCCTCGGGCGGTGACCTCGAACCGTCCTGGAACAGCGCGTACGTACGGCTGCCGCTGCTCGCCGTGCTGGCCAGCGTGACGGGGGCGTGGACCGCGTCCGGGCGCTGGCAGGTGCCGCTGCCGAGGTTCGTGCGCCGTCGGATGGGGCGCATGCCCGCTCCGATGCGCGGGGCGCTCGCGTGGGTGGCGGGCGGCTGGGCCCCCGCGCCGGGCGTACGCCGTCGCACCGTGCCCGCCGTCATGGGGCGCGCCGGAACCGCGGGAGCCCTCGTCCTGGTGGGCGGCGGCGGACTGCTGGTCGCCCTCTCGCTCGGACTCCACTTCCAGGCCGCCGAGCACTCCTTCCTGGAACTGACCGACGACTGGTCGGGCCGCTTCGCCGTGCTGCTGCTCGCCCTCGCCCTGGTCCCCAACGCCTCGGTGTGGAGCGCCTCGTACACCCTCGGCCCCGGCTTCCTCCTCGGTACGGGACAGTCCGTCGCCCCCTTGACGTCGACGGGCGAACCCCTGGTCCTGCCCTCGTTCCCGCTGCTCGCCGCCGTACCCCGGCACCCCCTGCCGGAGCCCTGGCTGTGGGCGCCGGCCGCGGTGCCGATGGTCGCGGGACTGGTCGTCGGCTGGTTCGTGCTCACCGCGGCCGCGCCGGCCGGCTGCTCGCGGGAGGAGGCGTGGGGGAGAGGGCGCACGGCCCTCGGCGCGCTGCTCGCAGCCCTCTTCTGCGCCGGTCTGATGGCGGCCCTCGCCGCCCTGTCCGGCGGACCGCTCGGCGTCGACGTACTGGCCGGGCTCGGCCCCGTCTGGTGGCGCACCGGCCTCGCCGCCTTCGCCTGGACGGCCGCCGTAGCCCTGCCGTTCGCCGTGCTCGTGCACGCCTGGCGGATCCGCAGGCGCTGGTTCCGCGCCTGGCGCCGGGACCGGGTGGAAGCCCTGCGCGTACGGCGGGTGGAACGCGCCGAACAGCGGGCGGCGGAGCGGGTGCGCGCACAGCAGGAGCGCGTGGAGGCGCGGACCCAGCGCGCCGCGGCCCGCCAGGCCGAACGGGAAGCCGCGGAGGCGGCCCGCCTGGAGGCCACGGCGGCCAGGCTCGCCGAACGCACCTCGGAACGCGAGGCGAGAACAGCGGAGCGCGAGGCCGCCCGGGCCGCGAAGCGCGCCGAACGCCAGGCGGCCAGAGACGCCAAGGCCGCCCGCCGCGAGGCCGACCGGTCGACGAAGACCGCCGCACGCGAGGAGACCGAAGCGGCGCGTACTGCCCACCGCGATGAGCGGGACGCGGCCCGAACTGCCAAGCGGGGGGAGGCTGTTGCGGCGAAGGAGGCCAAGGGGGCCAAGGAGGCGAAGCGTGCGGAGGGGGCGCAGAAGGCCACGGAGGGGAAGGGCGCGGAGGGGAAGCGCGCGGAGGGGGAGGGTGCCGAGGGGAAGAGTGCCGAGGGAAAGCGCAGCGAGAAGGCGCCTGCGGAGAAGGGACGTGCTGAGCGGAAGAACCGGCGTCGGGGGAAGCGGGGCGCGGGGGCGGAGGGGCAGACGCCGGGGGCGGGGTTGCCGAAGGGCGGGGTGAAGGGCGGCTCGGAGAGCCAGGTGGAGAGCCGCGTGACGGTCGCGGGCGGAGGTGCCCCCGTCCTCGCCGGGACGGCGGCGGCAGCAGCTACGGACGGCGGCAAGGGGAAGCGGACGGGGCAGGGCGTGGCGGACGGGCGGAGTGCGGGGAGCGGGAAAGGCGAGGCAGCAGACGGGGAGGGCACGAGGAGCGACGAGGGCGGAGGGAACGGCGAGGGCGGACGGAACGGAGAGGGTGGGCGCCACCGGAAGGGGCGACGGAACGGGCGGGGCGCGGAGGCGGCTGCCGAGAGTGCGAAGGGCAAGTCGATCCCCGAGGACGCGAAGAGCGGCGGCGTCGCTCGCGGTTCCGGCAGCGCCGTCGGCCCGGCGGGAAGCGGGCACGCGGCGCGCGTTGACGGCAAGGACGCGGACGCCGACGAGGCGGGAACCAAGGACGCGGGCACCAAGGGCACAGCTGCCAAGGACGCGGGCACCAAGGCCGAGGGCACAAAGGACCCGGGCACCAAGAACGAGGGCGCCAAGGACCAGGGCACCAAGAACGCGGCCATCAAGAGCGCGAGCCCCAAGACCCCGGACGCGGACTCGCCCCGCGAGGAGAAGCCGGGCCGGAAGGCCGCGCGGCAGGAGGCCCGGCGGGCCAAGCAGGTGGCCAAGGGCGAGGAACGGGCGCGCAAGGCGGACACGACGGCGGCGCGACGGGCCCTGCGGAAGTCGGCGCGCAAGGGCGATCAGTCACGGGTCGCCGAGTTCCCCGCCACCGCGTACGTGCCGGGCACCGCACCGTCGCCCACGTCTCCGCAGACGGCCGGTTCGGCTCCGGCGACCGACTCGACGTCGGCGAGCGACTCCACCCTGGCGACCGACTCCACCCCGGCGACGGGCGGGACCTCGGCGCCCGGCGAGCACTCGTCGCCCCACGCGAACTCGTCCGCCAAGTCGGCGTCCACGACCGACAAGGCACCGCCCTCGGTGCCGACGGCATCCAACCCTCAGCAACCCGGCGGATCCGCCTCCAAGCCGGGAGCCGCTCAGGACGGGCGGTGA